The Nymphaea colorata isolate Beijing-Zhang1983 chromosome 11, ASM883128v2, whole genome shotgun sequence genome includes the window ttctcatGTTCTTAGAGGGGAGCCTCGTGGCTACCCCTGCCATAGCCGGCGAGGCAGGTGTCTAAGATCTTCCCATCACCGTCCGGCAGGCATGCAGGGGATGGTAGGGGTAGAGCTGCCGGTGGTCCCTTTGCAAGAAGAGGGAGTGGGGAAGAGATTaatggagagagggagaaggagaaaggggagaaCTTGGCTCGGATTTGATGTcccttaataaaaaaatagagtCATCATTTAGggactttcatatatatatatatatatatatatatattatataagggAGAGAGGGGTCCCACCATATACTCTTTGACTCAAAAAGTCTCAATTGCCAAAGACTTTTAGTAGTTGAGAATAATGGTTTTTgttacccaagttttttaatatatgcaCATGCTTTTGCATAATGTAAAAGTGTGCATGACACCTTTAAGAGTGGGTTGAAGACAAAAGAAGTGGGTGAGGAAGTGGGCGAAGGTGACAGATGTTGTACAGTAAGACAAGGCACACCCATGCATATAACCATGTACCTTTTGGCACCAAGTCCAATACTTATTTATCTCTTTCTTACAATATCCGTTTAATTTTTATAAGCTTACATACATTCTAAACGGGCAATTTTTATATAGTATATAGAAAGCATCGATAGTAATGATTTGGACGAAGGAACACGTTTATTGGGGCTTTTCAATTTCCTacatttaaagtcatttttgttgcattttcttttaatttactGTTTCTTTAAAATTAAAACACTTGCTTTCTCACTACCTATATTAACAAGCATTTGCACATTGACTTTTAGAAATTGAAGCAGCAATTGGCTAATTCTCTGTAGTGATTACGTTCTAgcaataaagagagagagagagaagcacttaaaaaacatttaatataaAGTACATTGAACGTCTTTTTGTAAAATCGATAAGGATATCCATTCCACAATATGACTCACTTGATTCTCTTGCCAACAACACGAGTGGCCGCATTCCTCGCGGAAGAAGCAAATGGCCACCATCCATTTCGAGATGGACGGCCACAGTGCTCACGCTTACCGGTAAACCACGATTCTCCAGCGGGAAACCGCCAACCACCTCTTTCACGGCCCTTTGTAGATGTCTAGTCTTCCTGGCAAACCGCCCTTGGTCATCGAAGCCTTCAACTATGCGCGGAATGCAGTTAACTCTGGCCGGAAAACCCTCCTAACATCGTCGAGCTTCACCTGGGAGCATGTGAGCGCAACCCTACTCATCCTTTCCACGTCGCCTGTTGCTGGATTCTTTATGATCTCCCAGTCGCACCGGCCGGCAGAGATATCGACGGCGTAGATATTCTCCGGCCTGTTGCTGTTGTACATATAAATGAAGTCCCTCTGGCCCAGGCACGAGACCGTCGGAAACTGGTCTCCGATAAACCCTTCGGCCATCTCCGCCGGCATCTGGCCTATCAACTCGCACTTCGAGCTCTCGTAATCGGCCTCCCAGAGCCTCACGCCCTCAGTGGACACGCCAACGAGCACGATCCGGTCACCGGAAACCACCACCGACGAGTGGAAAACCGCACGGTCCTGGCGGAGCTCCACCGCAGGGCCCCACTTCCCGGCATCCACGTCGAAGCGGCAGAGGCCCCCAGAACCGCGCTCTACCACGTAGACGTATCGCCCGCTGACGGCCGTCTGCCACGTGGTGCCGGAAACGCCCTTGAGGCGCTCCGGGAGGCTCTCGCACCTCTCCCACCGCCCGGCGGTGACGTCGTAGACCTCCACCGCGAGGGCGTCTTCCTCAAACTCCCAAGTGCCACCCATGACGACGACGCGCGGGGAGGGGCCCTCCGGCGCGACGACCGCGACTGCCGGATCCCGGCGCCAGACCTGGAGGCCGGCCTCCTCGGACGTGCGAACCCACCGGGCCTTGACCGGGTCCGAGGAGAAGCAGAGGGAGGTGGGGGTGAGGGTGTAGAGGAGACTCGGCTGGGAGGCGCAGATGGTCTCGTCGGCGGCGAGGGGACCGGACGGCACGTGAGGGAGGAGGACCCAAGTGCCGGAGTTCGGGTCGTAGGCGTGGGTGGAGAGTCGGGAAGGTCCA containing:
- the LOC116263849 gene encoding F-box/kelch-repeat protein At1g23390; the protein is MAEGMVSYESQLEGDVLEAVLSKVPMLDLVPASVVNRAWRDGVASALARPSARPRPWLFLHHQRVLGPSRLSTHAYDPNSGTWVLLPHVPSGPLAADETICASQPSLLYTLTPTSLCFSSDPVKARWVRTSEEAGLQVWRRDPAVAVVAPEGPSPRVVVMGGTWEFEEDALAVEVYDVTAGRWERCESLPERLKGVSGTTWQTAVSGRYVYVVERGSGGLCRFDVDAGKWGPAVELRQDRAVFHSSVVVSGDRIVLVGVSTEGVRLWEADYESSKCELIGQMPAEMAEGFIGDQFPTVSCLGQRDFIYMYNSNRPENIYAVDISAGRCDWEIIKNPATGDVERMSRVALTCSQVKLDDVRRVFRPELTAFRA